From the Melanotaenia boesemani isolate fMelBoe1 chromosome 9, fMelBoe1.pri, whole genome shotgun sequence genome, the window tatacaaataaacggCCCTGCCTTAAAATAGACATCTCGCATTTAGCTTCCATCTTTTAATGCTAGTCAACTAGCTAGATAGCTACCGGCATACTCTCCATGTCTCCATGCTTCTTCCTGTATCTCCTGAAGCAACAACACGCGTGTGCAGTAGAGTTTTCCGGATGGGCGGGGAAGCGAGCTGTGTGTCTGCTGTAAGAGAAGCTAAACTACGAAGAAAAACCCACGTAGACACTTAAAACGCTGCTGCGTCAGTTTGTCCTCGATGTTCGcgataaagacattttatatattCCACGTAAAACTTTTCTGGATGCATCGAGTATGTCCGATATATCGCCCAGTCCTAGGTACAATTAATGTCTCCATTTGAATGTAAGTCAGCAGCATCCACTACACAAAGCCAGAAACACCACCACTGTCTGACCAACATAAAACTGAGTTCAAACTAAGTTCTACAagtcaataaaaaacattttttgcttCTGGACAAACCCCACTCTAGGAAAGTTTAACTTGCtcaattaattataattttttcatcccattatcatcatcactgaTGCACATATGTGAACTACCGCTCACATGATGGGGTAAAATGCATTGATCATTAtagtatttatttctttgctcattaacccttaaaactaaAAGGcgtttttttgctatttttggtccacctgttttattaaagtctaataaaatgtataaaaatgtataataaaacattattatgtCAAATGCACGTAAAACATCAACATACaagcattatttttttcaggaCAGACTCAGTTGTCAGACTGAGAGGCAAAAACgatgtaaaattaataatatagCACCATAAAGGCcacccaaaacaacaaaatagaaTGTATTACTAATAGCAGTTTGtggaaataacacacagatctacagtgaccaagccttttctcgtCTTTatatcattctctcaagtcttggctttaggtagaaaaaaaaatggcactgaaacaaacacataaaagaaaatatttagatatttacactttttcctccaggtgtttttttctatttacaaaACCAAGCCCAACTTAGTTTGTTTTTGGCTACAATGTGCAGTTGTGTAATCTTGGATCATTCATTGTGGGTTTCCATAttatctgaataaacactacattttgaaGCTGGACTGAGCTCTTGGATGAGCTATAAATACTGTAGATTACCTAAAAGGTAAGCTATttatcacagtttaccccacagttACACATATAAGACATACCCTTGAGGTGCCAGCAATCAAGCAGAATTTTAAgggttattaaaaaaatacacacaatttTCTTACATAATCTGCAAATTTATATGTTAACAACCTTCAGTCTTTAAACCCACCTTCTGTCTGACTGGTTTGCCCAATGCATGCTTTGCTTCCCTGGCTTTCTTGATGTCCTCAGGTGTGAGTTTGGTCACCACCGTGTTGTGAACAGATCTGGTCTGGTAGTAGTATCGCTGAAGGCTGGAGGCAGTGTGCAAGAGGTGAGTACTCTGTCCAGGCCAGCCTACCCCTCTTCCTGCTGTCCCTGGATtaggaaacaaaggagaaaaaaagctgtgttttactgaaaaaaaaatattaagaaaagaattattaaaaaatgtcacACCCGCGAGCCATTTTTACACAGCCTATCCAAGGTGATGCTGATACGCCTGAACTCTGTAAGGTACAGAGACAGAGCCAACAGCAAGGGTAGTAAACGAGTCTTAGAATAAGAGTTGTGCAACAATCTCTCGACATGAAAATACCTGTGTGCATCCCTGTTGCAGGTCCAGTTCCTGTTTGGCTTTGCTCTATATCACCGGTGGGGAATTCAGATCCCACAGCCCACTTGGCCGCTTCAACAGGGTCTACATTTTCCCAGCCTTCTGCATCAGGGAAAACGTCCTCCTTTATAGACTGCTGCAACATACACAGAAAGAGCAGCTGGATCAGTCGTTTCAGCAAACAAGAACATAGTAACAGTTTAGCAAGATCTTATCTACTTTGTTGTTACCATCATTTTATGCTGGCTTAGACATTATTTCACCTGATTGGTGCTGCCCATAAAAGTGGCAACCAGTCCTTCCACCACATCCTGAGCAGCTTTGACTCCTGCACCCACAGAGGAGTTGCAGGCCATTAGCCGCAGCTGCTCTCCTTGGGTGGTGACCAGTGCAGAGCCCACTTTACCAGCCCCACGGAGGACCTGCGCGACTTCTGACAGCATCACTTTAGACACATATGGGATGAAACAAATTATAAGGTGTGCCATGGTTTGAgtggcagagaaaagaaaaaaagatagagTAAAGCATATGCAAAATGCCAAGCACATCAAAGTGAAGATATGTGGAAACATAATATATATGTGTAAAACGTTAAAGATTCgtagtataaaaaaaatcatgatggTCTTTAGCTAGGAGGGTTTAACCTTGGGTGTATCTTGCTGCTCATGTTTTATGACATGTGTCACTCACTACCACGTGTTATCTCATAATGCTGAGTAAAAGAACTAGGCAAAATTCATTTACAGgaataatgtggaaaaaaacaaaaataagagacGATAGATAGCCCAATGGTTAGTGCTTGAATCTAACTCTCAACAATGCTGACTAGCTAAGTGAACGAAGGCAGCCACTGAGTGAAGCTTTAAATAACAAGCTAACCAAAGCGATGTTCACACTCTGTGGGTTAAAAACCACTAAACTGAGTgaaatataaaactgaaaacCGATGCAGTGACTTACTTTTCTCGAACAAGTGCTATCTAGTCGTTTTCTCTTCCCTGTGGTTGTCCTTTTCCAGCGATGAGCAGTCTAGTCTGTTTTGCAATAACAGCACAACCGGAAGTGTATCTTTGACTGACTTGACCAGGATCCAATCAGACTTAGAGAAGGGAGGAGCCTATCTAATCAAAGGAGGAGTGTATCATTTTAGCCAATGGTAGAGCAAAATAGTACATGACGAAAGCTTGCATCAGGATGATTTGTCCAATCAAAGTTATAAATAGGCGGGCCTAAGATGGAGCTGACAGCCATTAAGATGAAAGAAGAGGTATCGTTTTGGTTGAGAATTCCTAAGTGCACGTGCTGTATGGTACGGTTACCAAACTAGATATTGTGACATTAAAAGATATATAATACAAatctttctgtgttttagttACTAAACGAATCTACAGTTTATAGTTTAGTTCAAATTGTTTATACAGTTGTATTTTCAACTGTGGTCTATATCTGTACCATCTGTAGGTGATAGCCTACATAAAGTGAAAAAATGcaagtaaataaatgttatgtgCATTAACATGTAGGTTAAGAATCCACTAGCTTTAAAGCTGAGCAGGTGCCATGACAACAATTCTGGTGGGTCTCATCACCAAGGGTGACGAGACTCACTACAGGAAAGAGGTCAATCTTCTGCCCAcgtggtgcagagaaaacaacctccTGCTGAACGTCAGCAAGTCCAAGGAGATTGTTGTCAACTTCCAGAGAGGCAACACCCAATACCCACCACTAACCATCGATGGTGTTGCtgtggagagagtgagcagcACCAAATTCCTGGGGGTGCACATCAGTGAAGACCTTTCTAACACTGCACGACTGGCGATGACAGCCAGGCAAGAGCCCCACCACCCATCATGACCACATTCTACAGAGGAATCATTATGAAAATCCTTTccagctgcatcactgtgtgtggCAGGAACTGCACTGACTACAACAGGAGAGCCCTGCAGTGCATAGTGAACACAGCTGGAAGGTTCATTGGTGCACCACTCCCCCTCTCTGAAGGACTTATACACCACCCCCATCACCCGCAAAACAATCAAGATTATAAGCGATGCAATCCCCCCTGCACACAACCTGTTCAGCCTCCTGCTCTCTGGTAGGAGGTATAGGAGCATCTGTTCCCATATCACCAGACTCACTAACAGCTTCATCCACCAGGCGGttaggatgctgaactctctccccTCTCCACCCTTAGTTCCTTCCACCAGCAAaccaatttaattcaatttaatgtTTCAATAATTATTCAGTTCCATTCGATTGGattcaattcagttaaatttttatttattacaataattactatagttaaaatataaatagtaATTTGTCATGCCTGCTCCCTTCTCGGGAGCGCTCCGTATCTCCGGAGTACTGATCACTGGTTTCTATACTACAATTCCCAGAAACCCTCTGCTTCAGATATATTGGACACACCTGCTTCCCATCACAATCATCATCAGCCTGCACCTGGTCACCTGCCATTATCATCTCTCTGCACAGACTGCAACATTGTGTGGTATTCTCACTCATGCTCGTGACTCAGAACAACCACTGTTGTACTTCAGAGGCTCTATAAAAGTTCCTTTGTTCTTACCTGTGCTTGTGTCCGGCTCCTCTCTGGATTCACCTGACATAATtaatgagaacacacacacacacacacatatgcgtGTGCAAACGGATCATGGTGTGCATGGTATATACAGGTTTGTAAACACGGTGGACAGAACGGTCAGACTCTTAAATGATTCCTGTGAGTGATGGACGTGTACAGAGACCGTCTGCTTCAGAGTGGCAGATGTGTTTGTGCtctttctgtctgctttctgcttctgtgactgaatgaatgaacgaatgcACAGAGTACAGACACCTGTCACCACCTTTAGCACCTGCAGTCTGTCTTTGTGCTTTTAGTTCTGTGCAAAATGTTTCCAGTCGGCCTCCAACATTTACCTGTTTATAAACCCAGAGCAACGCCAgaatttcatttttcttttaaaaaataatgtggaAAGAGGTTGTTCAGTATGCtgagtttgtcttttttgttctttttgtttgttttttaaggctgttcaagtagaaaaaaacatttttaaacaagttGCACACTGGTTGGCTCTCTGAGGCCCCCTGATGTGTAAAGCCATTCACGGTACTGGCACAccatgttgtgtgtgtggtcatgTAAATTTGTTTCATTGCCACTGTATGAGTCTGCGGTATATTAAACCAGCacagttttgtgcatttttgtagctgagaaaatgtgttgtttaaaacctgaaaacaatgttgtaatAAAACTGGAGTGATATAACCAGTCTGACTtgtttgaatatttattaaccgataatatttcctttatttttgtgCGCATCATATAAGAGAACGAGTGAAATGCAAAGTTTCATTGTAGGTGATCATACCATCTCAAAGCATCTTTAAAGAATAATTTGTGATATGTGTCATGGCACTGGTAGAAAGAACTGTACAACTTGAAGAATCCACTGCAGATGTTTTCTAAATGGGATGTTGGCGTCTCCAGGAAGACGATAAGGTGAAGGCATCAGGAAATAAAGGGATATTCCATTGGGGATACATATATCTCCAAAACCAAATGAATATAAAAGGATATATAAATCGTTAACAGCAGAATGAGCTCAGGCTCGAGCtctaatttaaagaaaacacaaacttcCATTGCAAAGTTCTTCATCAGGTGTGACATGTAAAACCTGTCATATTCCCCAAAAGTCAAACTCAAGAATACATCAAtaccaaaaataatttccacATATTCTAAACGTGTCCCTTTAACAGGAGGAAATCTTGTAAGGAAGCAGGATTTTACACACTTTGTCATTTGCTTTTACACAACATGaggaatataaaaataataagttaCGTTATTGAATGAAACCTGTTTTTAaccacaaagacacacaaaaaacactcTTCACACAGGATTTATTGATATaggtaaagtttatttattattcattatatttgaattattatttttttaatcctatTTTATcgtattctgttttgtttgaatCAGTTTAAATCTTAATAATTcaatttagttaattttattttttgtgactttttctgtctataatctatattttttacttattttatttttaaaattctctttggtttgtttttagctttCGATTTTACCtacttttatggatttatttctaaatattaaactgtttttaatctaatctaaacagaaatctttttatttttatttcattttattttttctatttattttattttattttgtttgtatttagcTTTAAGTTTAATCAATATTGTAGTGgatttattaataaatgctaaatagtttttttatttaaatttaattttattgcatttttttatttctggtttagtttagtttagtttatttaattggattgtttttaaattttaccaACTTTTTAGTGGATTTATTGATTaactattttttaatctaatctaatccaatctaatctaatttattctcaatttattttgtttggtttgtttatagCTTTAAATTTTACAAACCTTTTAGTGgatttattcataaatattaaactgttttttaatctaattttactttggtttgtttatagCTTTAAATTTTACTAACCTTTTAGTGgatttattcataaatattaaactgttttttaatctaattttattttgtttggtttgtttatagCTTTAAATTTTACAAACCTTTTAGTGgatttattcataaatattaaactgttttttaatctaattttattttgtttggtttgtttatagCTTTAAATTTTACAAACCTTTTAGTGgatttattcataaatattaaactgttttttaatctaattttactttggtttgtttatagCTTTAAATTTTACTAACCTTTTAGTGgatttattcataaatattaaactgttttttaatctaattttattttgtttggtttgtttatagCTTTAAATTTTACAAACCTTTTAGTGgatttattcataaatattaaactgttttttaatctaattttattttgtttggtttgtttatagctttaaattttacaaaccttttttgtggatttattcataaatattaaatgtttttttttttatttacgtATCCATTTATAGAGGCCGTTTTTGGTTTTTCTATTGTTCTTcctatttttagttttaaacctCCAGAGAGCAAGCCGGTCAGATTAACTCATCTTCATGATTTGATAAATTCTAAATTCTAATAGAATAAATAGATGAGTTTGAATTTGGGCGACAGTGGCGAGGAAAAACTCCCCATTAGGAAGAAACCTCGGGAGGAACCAGGCTCTCTGGGGTAAACCCCTCCTCCTGAGGGCTGCTGCAAGAAAAACCACAGAACAACAACAGATGAATCTGCCTCCATACTTACCTGAGCTGGATCGTCTCAGATCTTCATCTACACCtagaaataaacacaatctTTGAGCCAGTTCAGTGTGTGGGGAAAATAATTCAGCTGTGTCAGATTTTGTGTAATGTGTGTTTGGCCTGACGGCACAAGGTGttactgtgttgttttcttACCCTTCTCTGGTAGAAAAGGACGTATGACGTGTTCTTACACGCCTCTCTGGCATTATCTCCGGTGTTATAGTAGACGTTTACGTCGTCGTAGTGGAGCCAACGCTCAGCGTTGTTGTCCTGGTCCTCGTACGGGTGCAACCCGTCACTCACGTAGTGTCCTGAAAGGAGGAAAAGCAAAGTGAACTCGAAGTCATGAACAGCAGCTCAGTTTCCATCCAGATCTCACACAGATTTTACACAAACATCCAAGAAAATCAaactcacacacaaaatctaTGTAGAAATATTGATAGAAATATTGTATATCTCTGTTTTTACTATGTTAACATGACAGAGGTTTACATTCTCCTCACGTTAACTTACCATCATCGTATGATGATCCCAGATGGCTGATGACACTAACCAGGCTGTACCAACCTTCATCCTGAGAAGAATCACAGACAACAACAGTTAActtcacacactcaccatcctgaCACCAACACACAGTCCCAAACTTTACTCTTTGTTTTGGAGTGTTATTGTTATACCTGGTGGGAGGTCATCATCAGCTCCTTGAGGAGGATGATGGGGTCATGCAGCTTCATCATCTGCAGGTCCTCAGTGAACTTAAACCTCTTCAGATGTAATATGAGGTATCTGTTTCCAAGAAAGAGGACATCAGTTAAAGAAAATGGCTGCAGATTCTAGCAAACTCAGACTGTacagcagacatttaaaatGCTGGTTTTACTCACTTTGGGAGGGTCAGAAATGTGGTCTCTCGTCCTGATGTCGTTCCACCACAGTCGCACATGTACTCCAGCTGTGTCTCCTGCAGGGACAACTTACTGTCAGTTATGTACAACGAAACGAACTGACtaaacatccacacacacacacacagtcaatgTTTGAATGACTGGagtcaataaaaacatgatgttCTTACCATTTGGTACATCTGGAGCAGCTGCTGCACTGAAAGTTCAGAAATCAGGTCCAGAGAGAGACTGGTGAAGTTCTcctgtgtgatggactggtcACCACATCTGCACATTAAAGGGacaacacacataaatatacatGTAGAGAAAATGTCGGAAAACTATCTGTGGTACAGCAAAGCTACGATGACAGGACGGTTTGAGAGCAGAGCAGACAGCACAGTCCACTTAGACAAGAGGGAAATGACTGTTATTCATGGTGAACATGTAAAAATACCAAAGCCCGTCCACATTAAAATGACCGGCCACATGAATGaaagagaaacatttttgtttagaTCTGGGTTACTGCTTTTCTGTGAGGTTTTACCTTTTACATGTCCTGGTGTTCTGCATTTCGAATGCAAAGTTTCTTGCTATGGGGCAGGTGTAGTTTCCCCCCACAATGGCTGCCGTC encodes:
- the LOC121646094 gene encoding ubiquitin carboxyl-terminal hydrolase 29-like — protein: MVRSLEKPENNREKFNVHPTDGATSIMSQQVLCPGFPNPARSCYMNSSLQTLLTLKEFVEDVRSQEDLFGQCHEAELMKCFMNIVRCHNSDNALLKLHILNKFKGVISAKAPEFEDAGNKDAHEFLTAVLDQMDSLALPLHQTAAIVGGNYTCPIARNFAFEMQNTRTCKRCGDQSITQENFTSLSLDLISELSVQQLLQMYQMETQLEYMCDCGGTTSGRETTFLTLPKYLILHLKRFKFTEDLQMMKLHDPIILLKELMMTSHQDEGWYSLVSVISHLGSSYDDGHYVSDGLHPYEDQDNNAERWLHYDDVNVYYNTGDNAREACKNTSYVLFYQRRV